CGGAGAAGACGTCCCGCAACAACAGCCGCAGTGCCTCGTCGTCGACATCGGGATGCGGGTCGTCGGGGCCGATGATGTCGACGTCACCCTCGACGGCCGCCCACTGCCAGCCCGCCCGGACGACGACCGTGGCCCGGGGGTCGGCGCGCAGGTTGCTCAGTTTGCGGCTCCCGCCGATCGCGACGAGGCCGACCACCCGCCCGCCTCGCAGCGGGTGCTCCAGGTCCCCGGCGTTGACCACCGACGACTGGATGCTGCCGTCGCCTCGCAACGTGCTCAGCACGCACAGGCCGTGGTCGGCGGGGATCAGCTCCGCGAACGCGGTGAGGTCGTTCATGGCCCGGAGCCTACGAGGGCCCGCCGACACCTGTGCGGACTTACGTGGATTTTCGATCCCCGGTCGCGCGATCGCCGGTTACCGTGACCGGGTGGAGCTGGTCTTCGGGCTGACCGTTCCGGCGGTCGTCGTCCTCCTTGTCGTCTTCTGGGCGTACGACAAGGTGCAACAGCGGCGTGGCAGGCGGCAGGGTACGCCGCTGTCGTCGACGTACCTGAACGAGTTCACGGCGGTGTTCCACGCGACCAAGCGGACCGAGCTGGAGCACCGGGAGTCGGTCTCGCTGATCCGCGAGGAGGACCCCCAGGGAGCCCCGCCGGGCTTCGGCGTCGACCTGGACCGTGGCGTGGTCGTTCTCCCACCAGGCAAGGCAGATCCCCGCTCCCGCGCGGACTCCGGCAACGGCCCACCGCACCGCTCGTAGGGCGAAGGGCCCGGCATCGGGCTCAGCGGTCCAGGGGTTCAGCGGTCCAGGGGGACGCTGGCCGGTGCGCCGGCAGGGACTCGGACGGCTCGCCAGACGAACGGTTTGGTAGGTCCGGTCCCCGTGACGAAGCCGTCGCCGCGTGCCTCACCCGGCCTCTCGTCGCCGACGAACGTGTACGCGCGGTGGCCGTCGATCGTCAGTTGGTGCAGCCCGCCGGGCCGGGGGAGTACGGAGAGTTCGAGGGAGAGGCCGGCGGGATGCCGTGGGACGTCCGGCACCCGGACAAGGACGGAGTGCCACACGTTGGTGCAGACGCCGACGCAACGCGGGACCTTGTTGTACGGCGTTCCGTTGTTGTGGTAGATCGTGTTGCCGGCCGCGTCGGTCAGCACCCGCCCGAGTCCCGGAACGACGCGCGTGTGCACCAGGTTCGGGCCCGCCGTCGGCTGGTAGGTCGCCGGCTGGCTGGGGGCCAGTCCGGCCGGTGAGCCAGGCGTCGTCTGTGACGGGGCCCGGCCCTGACAGCTCGCGATGACCAGGCAGCCGACCAGGCAGGCGACGAGTACCGCCGCGGCTCGCTTCGGGATCGTTCGGTTGGTCATCTCCACCTCAGCGCGGATGAGTGGGCGTGGCCCCCGGGGTGCCGGGGCGGAGGGGGAGGCTGTCCGGTGCCTTCGCCGGCAGTTGGACGACCCCCCAGGTGACCATCGGGCCGTTGGGCCCGATACCGGTGATGAAGTTGATGCCGTGGGCGTCCCCGGGCACCTTGTCGTCGACGAACGTGTACGCACGGCGGCCGCCGATCGTCAGCTGGTCGAGTCCGCCGGGTCGCGGAAGGACGGACACCTTCAGGCCGGTCCCCGGTAGGTCCGGTGCGAGGGTTCGGGCGGCGACGACGACCGGGTGCCACACGTTGGTGCAGACACCGATGCAGTGCGGTTTGCGCGGATCCTTCGGCCCGTCGTGGACGTAGACCGTGTGGCGGCTAGCGTCGGTCAGCACCCTGCCCACGCCGGGGATGACGAGGGTGCCCAACCGTGGTCGATCCGTCTCAGGTCGGGCGGCGGGCGACCTGGAGCCCGGCGCCGACTTCCCGGCTCTCCGCATTCCTTCCACCCCCTGCCTGGTCCATGCCGTACGCCGTCCGGGTCGGACGGCTCAGCTGTGTGCGGTGAGCATGCGCGTCACCAGAGCCTTCGCGTCGTTGATGGGAATGGCGAAGTTCAGCCCTGTGGAGGCGCCGCCGGCGACCGGGTGATAGACCGAGGAGGTCATCCCGATCACTTCGCCACGCATGTTGACCAGGGCGCCGCCTGAGCTGCCGGGGTTGACCGCGGCGTCGGTCTGGATTGCCTTGTACGTGACCGGCGGGCCGTTCCCGGCGAGACCCGACTTGGCGCCGGCCACCCGGATGGTGCGGTTCAGGGCACTGACGATCCCCTCCGACACCGACCCCTGCAGGCCCTCGGGCGAGCCCATCGCGATGACGGCCTCGCCGATCCGCGTTCTGCTGGAGTTGCCGAGTGGGGCGGGGGTGAGCCCACCGGTCTGCCGGACCTGCAGAACCGCCAGGTCGGCGGCCGGGTCCGCCCCCACGAGCGTGGCCTGACGCACCTGCTGGCCGCGCGCCAGCCGGACGGTGAGGCTTCCGGCCGGCGAGGCGGGAGACACGACGTGGAAGTTGGAGAGGATCAGGCCGTTCGCGCTGAGCACGATGCCGGAGCCGACGGACGTTCCCGTGAGCGAGCGTGCGTGGATCTCCACCACGCTTGGGGTGAGCTTGGGGACGATGAGTGGAATCCGGACCGACGCGCCCCCGGGGAAGTCGCTGCCGAGCGCCCGGTTGGTGACGCTGGTCAGGTCGCCGGTGACCCTCAGCGGGCCATACCGCGTGGCGAGGTCGCTGACCGCTCCACCGAGAAGGCCGGCGAGCAGCAACGCGACCAGCAGGTGCTGACGCAGCCAGACCTGTAACCGCTCTACCCGCACCCACCGGCGGCCGTCGGAGGGCGTTCGCGGCGGCTCGGACGGCTCGGACTCCGCCCTGTTCTCGCGCGCTGGAGGCGGAGTTCGAGCAGGAGCCGGGCGGGGCCGTTGCGGCGGCAACCACAGGCCGGAGCCGGGCGGTCCGGGCTGCTCCGACTGCTCCGACTGCTCCGACTGCTCCGACTGCTCCGACTGCTCCGACTGCTCGGACGGCTCCGGCGCGGAGGACGACGGGTCGGAGGCGGAGCCAGACCGCCTCGGCTTCCACCACGCCATGTCCCGAGCCCTCCCCGCCCACGACTCCTCCGTACCCGCGTCCTCAGTACCTGCCCTACAGGCCGGGGGAGGGTCGGCGCGAGGACGGTTGGCCACCAGTACGGGGACAGTTCGTCCCGGGTGCTGACGGTGAGCCGCGCATTACGGCGCAACGGGCGGGTAAGTGCCGCGGCCGGTGCGCCGTGATCGCCTGACCGGTCGCCGCGAACGTCGACAGGTTTCCGGCAACGGTCCGCGGCGGTTACCGGGTTGCGCTTGTCGCGGTGGGCCTACCGCGTTGCGTCTACCAAGGCGCGCCGACTACGAGGAGGAGGTCCACGTCGTGAGGTAGCCGTCGATCTCCGCTGTCAAGCGCGTCTTGACATCCTCGGGCGCGAACGACGCGGTGACCGCGTTGCGTGCCAGGGCGGCGATGCCGCACTCGTCCAGGTCGAGCAGGTCGGCGGCCACTGCGTACTCGGTGTTGAGGTCGGTGGCGAACATCGGCGGGTCGTCGGAGTTGACGGTGACCAGGCAGCCGGCGGCGACCATGTCGGCGAGGGGGTGCTCGGCCAGCGTCGGCACCGCCCGGGTGGCGATGTTCGACGTGGGGCACACCTCGAGCGGGATCTGCTTCTCGGCGAGGTGGGCGAGCAGGTCGGGGTCGCGGGTGGCGGAGGTGCCGTGGCCGATGCGCTCGGCACCGAGGACGCGCAGCGCGTCCCAGATGGTCTCCGGCCCGGTCGTCTCACCGGCGTGCGGCACGCTGTGCAGTCCGGTCGCCCGGGCCGCGTCGAAGTGCGGCTTGAACTGCGGACGCCCGACGCCGATCTCCGGGCCGCCGAGGCCGAAGCTCACGAGTCCTTCCGGCGCCAGCCGGGTGGCCGCGTCCAGGGTGACGTCGGCGGCCGGGATCCCGGACTCACCGGAGATGTCGAAGCACCACCGCAGGACCAGGCCGAGGTCGCGTTCTGCCGCCAGCCGGGCGTCCTCGATGGCCTCCATGAACGCCTCACCGGGGATGCCGCGGTGGATGTGGGAGTACGGCGTGACCGTGAGTTCGGCGTACCGAATGCCCTGCGCGTGCATGTTCTCCGCCACGCCGTACGTCAGCGTGCGGACGTCCTCGGCGTCGCGGACCAGCTCGACCACGCTGAGGTAGACGGTGATGAAGTGCGCGAAGTCGGTGAACGTGAAGTACTCCGCCAGCTCGGCCTCGTCGGCCGGCACCCCCGCCTTCGGGTGCCGGGCGGCCAGCTCCGCCACGATGCGCGGGGACGCCGAGCCGACGTGGTGCACGTGCAGCTCCGCCTTCGGCAGGCCCGCGATGAAGGCCTGGTGCCGGTGCGGAAGGGCGGAGTTGTGCGGGGAGGGCGTCGTGGGCGTCGCCGGCATCGTGGACATGGCCCGAGAGTCTCGCACAGCCTCCTGAGGCCCGGCGGCGAACCTGACGGCAGAATGTCAGGTAACGCGGCAGAACCCCGCTCAGGAGTGACTTATCCCCTCGGAACGGCGGGCCACCCTGTGTAACCTGCCCGCCGGAGGTGGTGCCGACCATGACCGAGCTGGACGACCTGGGCGAGCTGCGCGCCCTGCCCAAGATCGAGTTGCACAGTCACCTCGACTGCGGCCTGAGCTACGACGCCGTACGCCGGATCGATCCCCGCATCTCGCGCGAGCACTACGACCGGCAATTCGTCGCGCCGTCGGTGTGCGACTCCCTCGGCGACTACCTCACCCACACGTTCAACTACCGCGCCGTGCTGCAGTCCGAGCGCGCGTTGCGGATCGCGGTGGAGGACGCGTTCGCCCAGCTCGCCGCCGACGGCGCGGCGTACGCCGAACTCCGGTTCGCGCCGATGATCCACGTCGAGGACGGCCTGTCCGCCGACGAGGTGGTCGAGGCCGTCGGCGACGAGACCGTACGCCAGATCGAGGCGACCGGGGTCGACGCCGCCCTGATCCTGTGCACGTTGCGCGACTACGACGCGGAGCAGAGCCTGCGGACGGCGCGTCTGGCGGTGCGCCACGCCCGGATCGGCCCGGTGGCGGCGTTCGACATCGCCGGAGACGAGGCACGCCACCCGCTCGACACCCACCTGCCGGCGTTCGGGCTGGTCGCCGACGCGGGGCTCGGCGTCACCGTGCACGCGGGTGAGGGCGGCGGTCCGGACAGCGTGACGGAGGCGCTGGACAAGACCACCACCCGGCGCATCGGTCACGGCGTCCGCTCCGTCGAGGACGCCGACCTGGTGGCCCGGCTGGCGGCCGAGAGCATCCACCTGGAGGTGTGCCCGAGCTGCAACGTCCAGACCGCGGCGGTCGCGAGCTACGCCGCACACCCGGTCGACACCCTGCGGGCGGCAGGAGTGCCGGTGAGCGTCAGCACCGACACCAGGGCCGTCACCGACATCGACCTGACCAGGGAGTACGCCAAGCTGGGCGAGGCGTTCGGCTGGACGCGCGCCGACTTCGGCGAGGTCAACCGCGCGGCGCTGGCCGCGAGCTTCGCCGATCCTTCCGTACGCCGGCGACTGGCCGGCGTTCTCGACGACGCCTACCCGAAGGTTCCGGCATGACCTCACCGACGACCCCGCCCGCCGCCACCACCACGTCCCTGCAGGTGCAGCCCGGCCAGGTGCTGATCTTCGACGCCGACGACACGTTGTGGGAGATGAACGTGCTGTTCGAGCGGGTCATCGAGGACTACGTCGACTGGCTGGAACACCCCACCCTCGACCGGGCCGAGATCCGGCGCATCCTCGACGACATCGAGGCCGCCAACGCCACCGCGCACGGGTACGGCAGCAAGGTGTTCCTGCGCAGCCTCGGCGAGTGCCTGGAACACCTGCGCGCCCGACCCGCGACCGCCCGCGAGCGGGCCGAGATCGACGAGCTCGCGGTGGCGCTGATCGAGCACCGGGTCGAGCTGCTGCCCGGCGTCGCGCAGACCCTGGAATCCCTGGGCAGCCGGCACCAGTTGCGGCTGCTCACCAAGGGCGACCTCGACGAGCAGCAACGCAAGATCGACGTGTCCAACCTCGCGCACCACTTCGCCGGCATCCACATCGTCGCGGAGAAGCGGGTGGACACCTACGTTGAGCTCGCCGCCAGCCACGCGCTGGAGCCCGCCCGCACCTGGATGGTCGGCAACTCGCCGAAGTCCGACATCAACCCGGCGCGGCAGGCCGGGATGAACGCGGTCTTCATCCCCAACCCGCACACCTGGGTGCTCGAACACGACGAGGTGGACCCCGCCGACGACGGCGTACTCCGGCTGGACGCGTTCACCGATCTGGTCACCCACTTCTGAGCCCGTACTGACTTCTGAGCCGTGCAACCCGAGATCCACGTGGAGGTGGCGATGTCCGGCCGGCGTGACCGCGCACTCACCGAACCCGTCGTGTCGTGCGTCTTCGTCTGCCACGACGGCCACGGCCGGGTGCTGCTGGCCCGGCGGAGCGCGGGCGCCCGGGACGAGCCCGGCTCGTGGGACTGCGGCGCCGGTGCGCTCGAGCATGGTGAGACGTTCGAGGCGGCGGTGGCGCGCGAGGTGCGGGAGGAGTACGCCACGGCCGCGCGGACCGTGACGACTCTCGGCGTACGCAACGTCCTGCGCGGCGAGCCGGTCTCGCACTGGGTGGCGGTCGTGTTCGCGGTCGCGGTCGAACCGGACACGGTCTCGATCGGGGAGCCGCACAAGTTCGACGCCCTGGGATGGTTCCCGCTGGACGCGCTGCCCAGCCCTCGGCATTCCCAGCTGGACGACACCCTGGAGATGTTCGGTACGTGGCTGGCTGCGGAACCAACGGGGTGACCAAGCGCCGAAGCGGTGAGATGATCTCGGGACACGTCCCATGCTCGACCGGCTCGGTGAGCTCGCCCCTGGCCTTGGCGGCTCGTCCCCTCATGACTGGTAGGGAGCCCCGTGATCGTTCTCCGCGCTCGCATCGCCTCCGCCCGGGTGGCGGCCAAGGTGGTGCCCGTGTGGGGTCCGGTGTGGCTCGCCGCGGTGTGGGTGCGGGCCGCCCAGCAGCTCGCGTTCCACTATCGGCGCGAGGAGGCGGCCGCGGCCGCGCGTTCGGGCGTGCACTGCTGGCGTGCGCTGGACTCCCGCCGCCCCGGCCGGCACGGCCCCGGGCTGGCGCGGGCCCTGGGGGTGCTCGCCGAGCGCCTGGCCGATCTCGGCTCGGCCGGTGAGGCGCTCGCGCTGGCAGAGGAGGCCGTCGCGCTCGCCGAACGCCAGGAGAGCGTGGACGTCGTGACGCTGGCCGCCACCAGGTCCGCCCTCTCGGTCGTGCACGCGCAGGCCGAGCGGCCCGACGAGGCGCTGGCCGCGGTCGAACGCGCGGTCAACCTGCTGCTCCCGCTGGACGTCGCGCCGAGCCGGACCGCGGTGGCGGTGCTGGCCGCGGGGCTGAGCCGGCTGGGCGGCCTGCTGGGCACCGCCGGGCGGCACGAGGAGGCGCTGGTGGCCTACGCCGAGGCGGTCGTGCGGTACCAACGGCTGTTCCGGCGGGGATGCTGGCGTTACACCGTCCCCTACCTCGGCGCCCAGGGTGAGCTGGCCCGTCAGCTGGGTGCCCTCGGGCGCTACGCCGAGGCCCTGGAACAGAGTGCCCGGCCGCTGGCGTACTTCCAGCTGATGGCCGGTGCCTACCCCGCGGAGTACCGCTGCGTCCAGGCCTCGCTGCTCACCGAGGTGGCGCGGTGGCGCGGCGCCCTCGGCCAGCACGCGGAGGCGCTGGACGGCGCCGACCTCGCGGTGTCGCTGTTCCGGCACGAGCTCGACGTCCAGCCGGAGCGGGCCGGCGCGGGTCTGGCGTACGCCCTGCGGTGCCTCGCCGTCCAGTTGCGCGCCCAGGGCCGGCCCGACGACGCGATCGTCGCACTGGAGGAGGCGGTCGCTCTCCGCCGGAGACTGGCGACGGGTTCGCCCGCCCAGCTGTGGCCGCTGGCGGCGCTGCTGATGGAGTTCGCCGACCTGATGTGGGCGATGGGACGGCGGGTGCCCGCGATCCGGCTCACCGCCGAACGCGTTGCGGTCGACCGCCGGCTCCTCGCCGCGAACGTCGCCGGCACCGACGCCTCCGGTGCGGACGCCGAGCACCTGCTCGCGCGCGACCTCTACCTGCTCGGGGCCCGCTGCCGGACGACCGGCCAGCCCGAGGAGGCCGCCCAGGTGATCGAGGAGACCATCGCGCTGCTGCGGTCCCGGGCGGCGCGGTTCGCCGGCGACCAGGCGATGCCGGCGGACGCCGTACTCTCAGAGGAGTCCCGGCGCGCCGACGACGGCGGCGCCCTGCCCGACGACGGGCGGCGCGATGACGTACGACCCGACAACGCGCTGATCGACGACGCGCTGATCGACGCCGTCCTCGACGACGACATGCTGGACAACCCGCTGACCGAGGACGAGCTGACCCATGCCGGGCCGGTGCACCTGAGCGAGCGGGCGTGGCTGGACGACCAGGCGCTGCTCGCCGACGCGCTGGAGGAGATGGCCCACCTCTACGACGCCCGCGGCTACCTCGTGGAGGCGTTCGTGGCGATCGACGAGTCGGTGGCGATCCGGGAGCGGCTGGCGTTCCCGCCGGTCAGGAACTCATCGGCACCCGGCGAGGCCTGAGGTTCTTCTGCAGGAAGCCGACCACCTGGTCCTCCCAGGCCGCGATCCGGGTCGCGTACGCCTGTAGGTGCGGGGTGTCGGGCAGCTTCCACAAGGTGACCGTGCCCGGGGCGGTCCGCCGGTACAGCTGGCCCACCCGGATCTCGCCGCGTTCGGCGACCAGCAGGAGCTTGTGCGGGTGCATGGCCCGGATGTCGTGCCGCAGGCTCCGCGGCGGAAGTGAGCGCCGCAGTACGGCGGCCGTGGCGTACTCGACGTTCTCGGTGACCCGTTGCAGCCAGCCGGTCGGCGTGCCCGGGATCCGCAGGGTGTCGCCGGGGGAGCGCCGCCCGACGCCCTCCGCGACGACCGCGCGGATCCGGCCGTCGTGCACCGACGCCGCCATCGCCGCCTCGCCGCCCCGGCCCAGGCCGATCACCCCGATCTTGGACCGCCGTACGCCGTAGTGGTGGGCGAGGAACTTCACCCCGGCGTAGATGTCGCGCTCGCACTTCCAGCCGAGGTCCATCGCGTCGCCCTCGCTGGCACCGGTGCCACGCGGGTCGTACAGCAGGACGCCGTACCCGTGGTCGGCCAGCAGCGCCGCCTGCGGCAGGACGTTGGAGCGGGTCATGCCGGCGTCGGGGGCGAGGACGACCGCGGCTCCGTTGCGGGACGGGATGTACCACCCGCGCAGGAGCACGCCGTCGGAGGTGTGCAGCTCCACGTCGTCGTACACGAAGCCCTTGTCGCCCGGGTCGAGCTTGTCCAGCGGCGCCGGCGGCGGGTTCACCGCGGCCACCCCGGACACGACCGGTGGCAGCAGCACCGCCGCCGCGACCGCCGACGCGAGCAGGACGGGAAGCCGCAGCCAACGGCGCACCGTTCTGCCGTACGCCAGGACGGCCGCCAGCAGCAGCGGCAACCCCACCACGACCAGGACCACCCCGAACATCGACCGCAACGACAGGCCGTCGGCGCTCGCGTGCGGCAGTCCGATGCCGAAGCCGGCGGCCACGTCCACCAGCCCGACCACGGCGGCCAGCTTCGCCCGCCTGCGCGGAGCGGCGCCACGCTGGGCGCGCAGGACCAGCAGCGCGACGGCCACGATCACCAGCAGCCGCACCACCCGGCCGAGGAACGTGCCGCCCGGCGCGAGCACGATCACCAGCCCGACGGTGGACACCTTCGTCGCCTGCGGGAGGAACCGCAGCGGGGGTTTCGGTTTCCGCCAGACGGGGCGGTGCCCGACCAGCCGCCCCAGCCGCCGAAGCACTCGCCGGTGAACGGGCGTGCGCTTCGGGCGCTTGGGGTGCGGGCCGTTGTCGCCGTTGTGGCCGCGCTTGCGGAACCTGCCGGGCTTGCGGAACTTGCCATGTATGCCGGGCTCGCCGGCCTTGCGCCGTTTCCAGCGCCCTCGGCGCGACGGGCGTTCGGGGAGCTCGGGGCGCTCTGGAGCGATGACCGCCACGTCCGGCCTCCTTGCGGCGCGCTGCCGGGTAGGAGGCACCCACCGACGGGGCGTCGCACGGACCGTGTGGGGCTTGGTTCGAGCCCGAGCCCGCCTCGGTCGGTCGTGACCGGACCGTCCCCCTCGCGGTGGTCGCGTACCTGTTCGCCGGTGGGTGCCACACCCACGATGCGGCTCTGGGTGCGAGGACACCCAGGGGACAAAGGACGGCGGGCGGGCCGGTCCGT
This Actinopolymorpha cephalotaxi DNA region includes the following protein-coding sequences:
- the add gene encoding adenosine deaminase — protein: MTELDDLGELRALPKIELHSHLDCGLSYDAVRRIDPRISREHYDRQFVAPSVCDSLGDYLTHTFNYRAVLQSERALRIAVEDAFAQLAADGAAYAELRFAPMIHVEDGLSADEVVEAVGDETVRQIEATGVDAALILCTLRDYDAEQSLRTARLAVRHARIGPVAAFDIAGDEARHPLDTHLPAFGLVADAGLGVTVHAGEGGGPDSVTEALDKTTTRRIGHGVRSVEDADLVARLAAESIHLEVCPSCNVQTAAVASYAAHPVDTLRAAGVPVSVSTDTRAVTDIDLTREYAKLGEAFGWTRADFGEVNRAALAASFADPSVRRRLAGVLDDAYPKVPA
- a CDS encoding TIGR03618 family F420-dependent PPOX class oxidoreductase — translated: MNDLTAFAELIPADHGLCVLSTLRGDGSIQSSVVNAGDLEHPLRGGRVVGLVAIGGSRKLSNLRADPRATVVVRAGWQWAAVEGDVDIIGPDDPHPDVDDEALRLLLRDVFSAAGGTHDDWETYDRVMAQERRAAVLVVPRRVYTNAQTS
- a CDS encoding adenosine deaminase, giving the protein MSTMPATPTTPSPHNSALPHRHQAFIAGLPKAELHVHHVGSASPRIVAELAARHPKAGVPADEAELAEYFTFTDFAHFITVYLSVVELVRDAEDVRTLTYGVAENMHAQGIRYAELTVTPYSHIHRGIPGEAFMEAIEDARLAAERDLGLVLRWCFDISGESGIPAADVTLDAATRLAPEGLVSFGLGGPEIGVGRPQFKPHFDAARATGLHSVPHAGETTGPETIWDALRVLGAERIGHGTSATRDPDLLAHLAEKQIPLEVCPTSNIATRAVPTLAEHPLADMVAAGCLVTVNSDDPPMFATDLNTEYAVAADLLDLDECGIAALARNAVTASFAPEDVKTRLTAEIDGYLTTWTSSS
- a CDS encoding alpha/beta hydrolase, whose translation is MAVIAPERPELPERPSRRGRWKRRKAGEPGIHGKFRKPGRFRKRGHNGDNGPHPKRPKRTPVHRRVLRRLGRLVGHRPVWRKPKPPLRFLPQATKVSTVGLVIVLAPGGTFLGRVVRLLVIVAVALLVLRAQRGAAPRRRAKLAAVVGLVDVAAGFGIGLPHASADGLSLRSMFGVVLVVVGLPLLLAAVLAYGRTVRRWLRLPVLLASAVAAAVLLPPVVSGVAAVNPPPAPLDKLDPGDKGFVYDDVELHTSDGVLLRGWYIPSRNGAAVVLAPDAGMTRSNVLPQAALLADHGYGVLLYDPRGTGASEGDAMDLGWKCERDIYAGVKFLAHHYGVRRSKIGVIGLGRGGEAAMAASVHDGRIRAVVAEGVGRRSPGDTLRIPGTPTGWLQRVTENVEYATAAVLRRSLPPRSLRHDIRAMHPHKLLLVAERGEIRVGQLYRRTAPGTVTLWKLPDTPHLQAYATRIAAWEDQVVGFLQKNLRPRRVPMSS
- a CDS encoding HAD family hydrolase, producing MTSPTTPPAATTTSLQVQPGQVLIFDADDTLWEMNVLFERVIEDYVDWLEHPTLDRAEIRRILDDIEAANATAHGYGSKVFLRSLGECLEHLRARPATARERAEIDELAVALIEHRVELLPGVAQTLESLGSRHQLRLLTKGDLDEQQRKIDVSNLAHHFAGIHIVAEKRVDTYVELAASHALEPARTWMVGNSPKSDINPARQAGMNAVFIPNPHTWVLEHDEVDPADDGVLRLDAFTDLVTHF
- a CDS encoding COG4315 family predicted lipoprotein, with translation MTNRTIPKRAAAVLVACLVGCLVIASCQGRAPSQTTPGSPAGLAPSQPATYQPTAGPNLVHTRVVPGLGRVLTDAAGNTIYHNNGTPYNKVPRCVGVCTNVWHSVLVRVPDVPRHPAGLSLELSVLPRPGGLHQLTIDGHRAYTFVGDERPGEARGDGFVTGTGPTKPFVWRAVRVPAGAPASVPLDR
- a CDS encoding COG4315 family predicted lipoprotein; translated protein: MGTLVIPGVGRVLTDASRHTVYVHDGPKDPRKPHCIGVCTNVWHPVVVAARTLAPDLPGTGLKVSVLPRPGGLDQLTIGGRRAYTFVDDKVPGDAHGINFITGIGPNGPMVTWGVVQLPAKAPDSLPLRPGTPGATPTHPR
- a CDS encoding NUDIX domain-containing protein, which produces MQPEIHVEVAMSGRRDRALTEPVVSCVFVCHDGHGRVLLARRSAGARDEPGSWDCGAGALEHGETFEAAVAREVREEYATAARTVTTLGVRNVLRGEPVSHWVAVVFAVAVEPDTVSIGEPHKFDALGWFPLDALPSPRHSQLDDTLEMFGTWLAAEPTG
- a CDS encoding S1C family serine protease, whose protein sequence is MAWWKPRRSGSASDPSSSAPEPSEQSEQSEQSEQSEQSEQSEQPGPPGSGLWLPPQRPRPAPARTPPPARENRAESEPSEPPRTPSDGRRWVRVERLQVWLRQHLLVALLLAGLLGGAVSDLATRYGPLRVTGDLTSVTNRALGSDFPGGASVRIPLIVPKLTPSVVEIHARSLTGTSVGSGIVLSANGLILSNFHVVSPASPAGSLTVRLARGQQVRQATLVGADPAADLAVLQVRQTGGLTPAPLGNSSRTRIGEAVIAMGSPEGLQGSVSEGIVSALNRTIRVAGAKSGLAGNGPPVTYKAIQTDAAVNPGSSGGALVNMRGEVIGMTSSVYHPVAGGASTGLNFAIPINDAKALVTRMLTAHS
- a CDS encoding DUF6191 domain-containing protein; protein product: MELVFGLTVPAVVVLLVVFWAYDKVQQRRGRRQGTPLSSTYLNEFTAVFHATKRTELEHRESVSLIREEDPQGAPPGFGVDLDRGVVVLPPGKADPRSRADSGNGPPHRS
- a CDS encoding tetratricopeptide repeat protein, with the translated sequence MIVLRARIASARVAAKVVPVWGPVWLAAVWVRAAQQLAFHYRREEAAAAARSGVHCWRALDSRRPGRHGPGLARALGVLAERLADLGSAGEALALAEEAVALAERQESVDVVTLAATRSALSVVHAQAERPDEALAAVERAVNLLLPLDVAPSRTAVAVLAAGLSRLGGLLGTAGRHEEALVAYAEAVVRYQRLFRRGCWRYTVPYLGAQGELARQLGALGRYAEALEQSARPLAYFQLMAGAYPAEYRCVQASLLTEVARWRGALGQHAEALDGADLAVSLFRHELDVQPERAGAGLAYALRCLAVQLRAQGRPDDAIVALEEAVALRRRLATGSPAQLWPLAALLMEFADLMWAMGRRVPAIRLTAERVAVDRRLLAANVAGTDASGADAEHLLARDLYLLGARCRTTGQPEEAAQVIEETIALLRSRAARFAGDQAMPADAVLSEESRRADDGGALPDDGRRDDVRPDNALIDDALIDAVLDDDMLDNPLTEDELTHAGPVHLSERAWLDDQALLADALEEMAHLYDARGYLVEAFVAIDESVAIRERLAFPPVRNSSAPGEA